The Peribacillus simplex genome contains a region encoding:
- the purR gene encoding pur operon repressor, whose translation MKFRRSERLVDMTNYLLEHPGELVSLTYFAERYSSAKSSISEDLTIIKDTFEQRGIGSLTTVPGAAGGVKYIVSIKEEEANAFIDGLCDTIASPERLLPGGYLYMTDILGHPQTVNKVGRIIASMYAKKNISVIMTMATKGISLAYAVANYLNVPVVIVSRNNKVTEGSTVSINYVSGSSKRIQTMVLSKRSLVEGSNVLIVDDFMKAGGTVNGMISLLDEFKATVAGIAVLVESEHTEECLVEDYVSLIKLTQVVERDKKINVSRGNYFTKKE comes from the coding sequence ATGAAATTTCGTCGCAGCGAGAGGCTAGTCGATATGACCAATTATTTATTAGAACATCCAGGGGAACTTGTTTCGCTGACTTATTTTGCTGAAAGATATAGTTCGGCAAAGTCCTCGATCAGTGAAGATTTGACAATCATCAAAGATACCTTTGAACAACGCGGCATAGGATCTTTAACAACCGTTCCAGGTGCGGCAGGTGGAGTGAAATATATTGTTTCCATCAAGGAAGAAGAAGCCAATGCCTTCATTGACGGATTATGCGATACGATCGCTAGTCCAGAAAGGCTACTTCCTGGCGGTTATCTATATATGACAGACATATTAGGACATCCGCAAACCGTGAATAAGGTTGGAAGGATAATCGCTTCAATGTATGCCAAGAAAAACATCTCAGTCATCATGACAATGGCAACCAAAGGGATATCATTAGCATACGCCGTGGCAAATTATTTGAATGTTCCAGTTGTAATTGTAAGTAGGAATAATAAAGTAACGGAAGGTTCTACAGTGAGCATCAATTATGTTTCAGGCTCTTCAAAGAGGATCCAGACTATGGTACTCTCTAAGAGAAGCTTGGTTGAGGGTTCAAATGTATTGATTGTAGATGATTTCATGAAGGCTGGGGGTACCGTTAATGGTATGATCAGCCTATTGGATGAATTTAAGGCAACAGTTGCCGGAATAGCGGTGCTGGTCGAATCCGAACATACGGAGGAGTGCCTTGTCGAGGATTATGTTTCTTTAATCAAGTTGACGCAGGTGGTCGAAAGAGACAAGAAAATCAATGTAAGCCGTGGGAATTATTTTACGAAAAAGGAATAG
- the rsmA gene encoding 16S rRNA (adenine(1518)-N(6)/adenine(1519)-N(6))-dimethyltransferase RsmA — protein MNKDIATPVRTKEILKKYGFSFKKSLGQNFLIDTNILKRIVEHANLTEESGAIEIGPGIGALTEQLAKSSRKVAAFEIDQRLLPILSDTLSLYNNVNIIHGDVLKADVKRVIEEEFAGFSDLMVVANLPYYVTTPIILKLLSEDLPIRGIVCMLQKEVADRIAAKPGTKEYGSLSIAIQYYTEAETVMIVPKTVFMPQPNVDSAVIRLTRRVKPIVEVLDEDFFFIVTRASFAQRRKTILNNLTSQLPDGKSKKELILAALEAAEVDPSRRGETLSIEEFGRLSDALLPNFK, from the coding sequence ATGAATAAGGATATTGCAACCCCTGTCAGAACGAAAGAAATATTAAAGAAATATGGATTCTCCTTTAAAAAGAGCTTAGGCCAGAACTTTTTAATCGATACGAATATCTTGAAACGTATTGTTGAACATGCCAATTTAACTGAGGAAAGCGGCGCCATCGAAATTGGGCCAGGAATAGGGGCATTGACGGAACAACTAGCGAAAAGCAGCAGAAAGGTTGCGGCCTTTGAGATTGATCAGCGTCTGCTGCCCATCTTATCGGATACACTGTCTCTCTATAACAATGTAAACATCATTCACGGGGATGTTCTCAAAGCTGATGTCAAAAGGGTCATCGAGGAGGAATTTGCTGGCTTTTCGGACCTGATGGTTGTTGCAAATCTGCCATACTATGTCACGACGCCCATCATTTTAAAGCTATTGTCCGAGGACTTGCCCATTAGAGGCATCGTCTGTATGCTGCAAAAGGAAGTGGCTGATCGAATTGCCGCAAAACCTGGGACAAAGGAATACGGTTCTTTATCCATTGCCATTCAATATTATACTGAAGCCGAAACAGTGATGATAGTACCTAAAACGGTATTCATGCCTCAGCCTAATGTTGATTCAGCTGTAATCCGTCTTACAAGGCGCGTGAAGCCGATCGTCGAGGTCCTGGATGAGGATTTCTTCTTCATTGTGACCCGGGCGAGCTTTGCCCAGCGTCGGAAAACGATTTTAAATAACTTAACCAGTCAGCTGCCAGATGGTAAATCGAAAAAAGAACTTATACTTGCGGCTCTCGAAGCCGCGGAAGTGGATCCTTCCAGACGGGGGGAAACGCTGAGCATCGAAGAATTTGGCCGCTTAAGTGATGCATTATTGCCGAATTTCAAATAA
- the ispE gene encoding 4-(cytidine 5'-diphospho)-2-C-methyl-D-erythritol kinase, protein MKLMEKAPAKINLALDVLFKRPDGYHEVEMIMTTVDLADRIELKEITGNHIQILSHNRFVPDDHRNLAYQAAFILKERFGINKGVSITIEKNIPVAAGLAGGSSDAAATLRGLNRLWKLGLSMDELAEIGAEIGSDVSFCVYGGTALARGRGEKITHLPAPPKCWVILAKPTIGVSTADIYKRLQTSKMEHPDVPGMISAIMENNYHDVCEGLGNVLEQVTLQLYPEVANIKDQMKTFGADSVLMSGSGPTVFGLVEHDSRMQRIYNGLRGFCDQVYAVRLLGDRNNLE, encoded by the coding sequence TTGAAGCTTATGGAAAAAGCCCCGGCTAAAATTAATTTGGCTTTGGATGTGCTTTTCAAACGGCCTGATGGGTATCATGAGGTGGAAATGATCATGACGACAGTCGACCTTGCCGATAGAATTGAACTAAAGGAAATAACGGGAAATCATATTCAAATTCTATCCCATAATCGATTTGTTCCGGATGATCACCGGAATTTAGCTTATCAAGCTGCATTTATTCTAAAGGAACGTTTTGGGATCAATAAAGGTGTTTCCATAACTATAGAGAAAAATATACCTGTAGCCGCAGGGCTTGCTGGTGGAAGCAGTGATGCCGCAGCTACCTTGAGAGGCTTAAATAGACTGTGGAAGCTTGGTCTTTCCATGGATGAACTTGCGGAAATAGGAGCTGAAATTGGCTCTGATGTTTCATTTTGTGTATATGGAGGAACGGCATTGGCCAGGGGGCGCGGGGAAAAAATCACGCATCTTCCCGCACCGCCAAAATGCTGGGTCATCTTGGCCAAACCGACGATCGGCGTATCGACAGCAGATATATACAAAAGGCTCCAAACTTCAAAAATGGAGCATCCGGATGTACCTGGAATGATTTCGGCTATTATGGAAAACAATTATCACGATGTATGTGAAGGGTTGGGTAATGTTCTGGAACAAGTGACATTGCAGTTATACCCAGAGGTTGCGAACATTAAAGATCAAATGAAGACATTTGGAGCGGATTCGGTCTTGATGAGCGGAAGTGGTCCGACCGTTTTTGGTTTGGTGGAACACGATTCGCGCATGCAAAGAATTTATAATGGACTTCGCGGATTTTGTGATCAAGTCTATGCGGTCCGTTTACTGGGTGATCGAAACAATCTTGAATAG
- the veg gene encoding biofilm formation stimulator Veg, which translates to MPKTLADIKTALDSNLGKRLLLKANGGRRKTVERFGTLAETYPAVFVIELDQDENAFERVSYSYADVLTETVELTFLNKQQEM; encoded by the coding sequence ATGCCAAAAACTCTAGCTGATATTAAAACTGCACTTGATTCAAACCTAGGTAAAAGATTGCTCTTAAAAGCAAACGGTGGAAGAAGAAAGACTGTAGAACGATTCGGAACTTTGGCGGAAACTTATCCGGCTGTTTTTGTAATTGAGCTCGACCAAGATGAAAATGCGTTTGAAAGAGTATCTTACAGCTATGCGGATGTTTTAACGGAAACCGTAGAACTAACATTTTTAAACAAACAACAAGAGATGTAA
- the rnmV gene encoding ribonuclease M5, which translates to MKKIKEIIVVEGKDDTVAIKRAVNADTIETNGSAVNESCIEQVRLAQKTRGAIIFTDPDFPGQKIRNIISEQVKGCKHAFLTKKEALPKAGRGIGVEHASPEAIRNALKDAQLMDEEASEEISQQDLIDAGLIGGSGAKERREKLGSILKIGFTNGKQLYKRLKMFQISTEAFEKAMVQIIQEEKNE; encoded by the coding sequence ATGAAAAAGATTAAAGAAATTATCGTTGTAGAAGGAAAAGATGATACGGTAGCGATAAAAAGGGCTGTTAATGCTGATACAATAGAAACCAACGGTTCCGCGGTGAATGAATCTTGTATTGAGCAGGTGAGGCTTGCACAAAAGACACGTGGAGCCATCATTTTCACAGACCCCGATTTTCCAGGCCAAAAAATCAGGAATATCATTTCAGAACAAGTAAAAGGCTGTAAACACGCCTTTTTAACGAAGAAGGAAGCCCTTCCTAAGGCAGGTAGAGGAATTGGTGTGGAGCATGCTTCTCCTGAGGCAATTCGTAATGCTTTAAAGGATGCCCAATTAATGGATGAAGAGGCTTCAGAAGAGATTTCACAGCAGGATTTAATAGATGCAGGTTTAATCGGAGGATCTGGTGCCAAGGAACGAAGGGAAAAACTTGGATCTATTTTAAAAATCGGGTTTACCAATGGTAAACAGTTATATAAGAGACTAAAAATGTTCCAAATATCGACTGAGGCTTTTGAGAAAGCAATGGTACAGATAATTCAGGAGGAAAAAAATGAATAA
- a CDS encoding G5 and 3D domain-containing protein, which produces MAIAICSAILVSTALGILIYQGTKDTVTIMLDGKKEVVRTHAATVNDMLEDLEITVKAADYVHPSRTTKVDDDLEVVWKPAQKIVMVQDGKTKDVWSTADTVDELLKDQNLRVKEQDKITPSKNTKLKANMEVAIDKAFSLKLVVGGDEKQVWSTSTTVADFLKQQGVKLNDLDRVEPELTEKVEAENTVNVVRIEKVTDVVEEPVDFAVITKKDDSLSKGKEKIVKEGKDGLISKKYEVVKENGKEVKRELLSEKVVNKKQDKVVTVGTRTTVAQASRGVTNVSSTSGKEIYVSSTAYTASCKGCSGVTSTGVDLKSNPGAKIIAVDPNVIPMGSKVYVDGYGYAVAADKGGAIKGNRIDVFFSSKNDAYRWGVKRVKVRVLD; this is translated from the coding sequence ATGGCAATTGCCATTTGCAGTGCTATTCTTGTTTCTACAGCATTGGGAATATTGATATATCAAGGAACAAAGGATACAGTAACAATCATGCTAGACGGAAAAAAAGAGGTAGTGCGTACACACGCGGCTACTGTAAATGATATGTTGGAAGATTTAGAGATTACCGTTAAAGCTGCAGACTATGTCCACCCATCTAGAACCACCAAGGTTGATGATGATTTAGAGGTGGTTTGGAAGCCTGCACAAAAAATCGTCATGGTACAGGATGGTAAGACGAAGGATGTTTGGTCCACCGCCGATACGGTAGATGAACTTTTAAAAGACCAAAATCTTAGGGTGAAGGAACAGGATAAGATCACCCCTTCGAAAAATACGAAGCTGAAAGCGAATATGGAAGTTGCCATAGACAAAGCCTTTTCACTGAAATTAGTGGTAGGTGGAGACGAAAAGCAGGTATGGTCAACTTCGACTACTGTCGCTGACTTTTTAAAGCAACAAGGGGTAAAACTCAATGATTTGGATCGAGTTGAGCCGGAATTAACCGAAAAAGTTGAAGCTGAGAATACGGTAAACGTAGTTCGAATTGAAAAAGTCACCGATGTAGTGGAAGAACCAGTTGACTTTGCTGTCATAACTAAAAAAGATGACTCTTTATCAAAAGGGAAAGAGAAAATTGTCAAAGAAGGAAAAGACGGACTCATTTCCAAAAAATATGAAGTTGTTAAGGAAAATGGCAAAGAGGTTAAAAGAGAATTACTTTCAGAAAAAGTAGTTAATAAAAAGCAGGATAAAGTTGTAACGGTCGGAACTCGAACGACGGTTGCCCAGGCATCACGCGGAGTAACTAACGTTAGTTCTACAAGCGGAAAAGAAATATACGTATCATCAACAGCTTATACTGCCAGTTGTAAGGGCTGTTCCGGTGTCACGTCCACAGGCGTGGATCTAAAGAGTAATCCGGGTGCCAAAATCATCGCTGTCGATCCAAACGTAATTCCTATGGGATCGAAAGTATATGTAGATGGCTATGGCTATGCAGTAGCTGCTGACAAAGGCGGAGCAATAAAGGGAAATAGGATTGACGTCTTCTTTTCTTCAAAAAATGATGCCTATCGCTGGGGTGTAAAGAGGGTAAAGGTTCGTGTATTGGACTAA
- a CDS encoding RidA family protein gives MKTIHTDEAPAAIGPYSQGVIVDKLFFSSGQIPLTASGEMVTGDVKEQTHQVFKNLQAVLKEAGASLETVIKATVFIKSMDDFSSINEIYGEYFSAHKPARSCVEVARLPKDALVEIEVVALVK, from the coding sequence ATGAAAACGATACATACTGATGAAGCACCGGCAGCAATCGGACCATATTCACAAGGCGTAATCGTGGATAAGTTATTTTTCAGTTCAGGACAGATCCCACTTACTGCTTCTGGTGAGATGGTGACTGGGGATGTAAAGGAACAAACACACCAGGTCTTTAAGAATCTCCAAGCTGTATTGAAAGAAGCTGGGGCTTCATTGGAAACGGTCATTAAGGCCACAGTATTCATTAAAAGTATGGATGATTTCAGTTCGATTAATGAAATATACGGAGAATATTTTTCTGCTCACAAACCTGCTCGCTCTTGCGTAGAGGTTGCTCGCCTTCCTAAAGATGCACTAGTGGAAATAGAAGTGGTAGCGCTCGTTAAATAA
- the yabG gene encoding sporulation peptidase YabG — protein sequence MNIQINDIVGRISYKCDVLFRVIDIRDIDGRRQAVLYGEDIRLIADAPFQDLMIINDNERNDRQRSNEVLQEQSYRLLTQDLELQQQKNGYQSSNGYRYSGEYFQIPGRVLHVDGDASYLRKCMDLYQKFSIPVNGIYCNEKEMPQRIGGLLDHYRPDILVVTGHDAYSKSKGPISDINAYRHSKDFVQTVREARRRVSNLDQLIIFAGACQSHFESLIQAGANFASSPSRVNIHALDPVYIVGKISFTPFSDHIHVWDVLRNTLTGEKGLGGIETKGVLRTGLPFKPFQEE from the coding sequence ATGAATATTCAAATAAACGATATTGTTGGTCGGATTTCTTATAAATGCGACGTGTTGTTCCGGGTAATCGATATCCGTGATATTGACGGAAGACGTCAAGCTGTTCTTTATGGGGAGGATATCCGACTGATTGCAGATGCACCTTTTCAAGATTTAATGATCATTAATGATAATGAAAGAAATGATCGACAAAGGTCGAATGAGGTACTTCAAGAACAATCTTACCGCTTATTAACACAAGATCTAGAGCTGCAACAACAAAAAAATGGCTATCAATCCAGTAATGGTTATCGGTACAGCGGTGAATATTTTCAGATACCAGGGAGGGTCCTCCATGTTGATGGGGATGCATCTTACTTAAGGAAATGCATGGATCTATATCAGAAATTCAGTATTCCGGTCAATGGCATCTATTGCAATGAAAAGGAAATGCCCCAAAGAATCGGGGGGTTGTTGGACCATTATCGGCCGGACATTCTTGTTGTAACCGGTCATGATGCCTATTCAAAATCAAAAGGACCGATATCCGATATTAATGCCTACCGTCACTCAAAGGATTTTGTACAGACGGTTAGAGAGGCTCGTAGGAGGGTTTCTAATTTAGACCAGCTGATTATATTTGCCGGGGCTTGTCAGTCGCATTTTGAATCGCTGATCCAAGCGGGGGCAAATTTTGCAAGTTCTCCTTCCCGTGTTAATATACATGCTCTTGATCCGGTATATATCGTCGGAAAGATAAGCTTTACGCCTTTTTCCGATCATATTCATGTATGGGATGTGCTTAGGAATACATTAACTGGAGAGAAGGGCTTGGGGGGAATTGAGACAAAAGGGGTGTTACGGACCGGGTTGCCTTTCAAGCCATTTCAGGAAGAATGA
- a CDS encoding small, acid-soluble spore protein, alpha/beta type, translating into MSRKKGIMSNDLKEELAKELGFYDVVQKEGWGGIRARDAGNMVKLAIEKAQRQLVNKE; encoded by the coding sequence TTGAGCAGGAAAAAAGGGATTATGTCAAATGATCTTAAAGAGGAATTGGCTAAAGAACTTGGATTTTACGATGTTGTCCAGAAAGAAGGCTGGGGAGGAATCCGGGCCAGGGACGCAGGGAACATGGTAAAACTTGCTATCGAAAAAGCACAACGTCAATTGGTGAACAAAGAGTAA